The Candidatus Hydrogenedentota bacterium genome has a window encoding:
- a CDS encoding MBL fold metallo-hydrolase, with protein sequence MDEACQVKDAITDDQAMWLETAEGIVLLLGCAHSGVVNTIEYVSSLTHGSPIHAIIGGMHLVNASGERLEATIRALRQFHVECMAPCHCTGDNALPVLMEQFPEQYVQAGAGSRFTWSVRN encoded by the coding sequence GTGGACGAGGCCTGTCAAGTCAAGGATGCCATCACGGATGATCAGGCCATGTGGCTGGAGACTGCCGAAGGAATTGTGCTTCTATTGGGTTGTGCGCATTCGGGAGTGGTCAATACGATTGAGTATGTTTCATCGCTCACGCACGGTTCGCCGATTCATGCGATCATTGGCGGCATGCATCTGGTCAACGCATCCGGGGAACGGCTCGAAGCCACCATAAGGGCCCTGAGACAGTTTCACGTAGAATGTATGGCGCCATGCCATTGCACCGGTGATAACGCTCTTCCCGTCCTTATGGAACAGTTTCCGGAACAGTATGTCCAGGCGGGCGCCGGAAGCCGTTTTACATGGTCTGTCCGTAATTGA
- a CDS encoding DUF134 domain-containing protein, protein MPRPQCCRRISREPPCVVFKPAGIPVRLLEEIVLTLDEFEALRLADWEGLYQEAAAASMDVSRQTFGRILDSARGKTAQALVYGKALKIEGGKIEMRATRQFQCLDCEHRWETPFGCGRPDGCPNCKSTNFCRETAGMQVPGGRRRGQRQVRRQCCRRRGQFKQEK, encoded by the coding sequence ATGCCGCGTCCACAATGTTGTCGTCGAATCAGCCGGGAACCGCCATGTGTTGTCTTTAAGCCGGCAGGCATCCCTGTCCGTTTGCTTGAAGAAATTGTATTGACATTGGATGAATTCGAGGCGTTGCGGTTGGCGGACTGGGAGGGACTCTATCAGGAAGCGGCAGCCGCATCCATGGATGTGTCGCGCCAGACTTTTGGCCGGATTCTCGATAGCGCACGAGGAAAGACGGCCCAAGCCCTCGTCTATGGGAAGGCCTTGAAAATTGAAGGCGGAAAGATCGAGATGCGGGCGACAAGACAATTCCAGTGTCTGGACTGTGAACATAGGTGGGAAACCCCTTTTGGATGCGGCCGACCGGATGGATGCCCAAACTGTAAGAGTACGAACTTCTGCCGCGAAACCGCCGGGATGCAAGTACCGGGCGGAAGACGGAGAGGACAACGACAGGTTCGTAGACAATGTTGCCGCCGACGCGGCCAATTCAAACAGGAAAAATAA